In Tsukamurella tyrosinosolvens, the genomic window GATCGCCGCGTCCGCGCCTTCCTGGGCAACCGGATCGTCCGCCTGGTCACGAGCCCGATCGTCGGCCTGCCGCTGTACGCGTTCGCCCTGATCAGCACGCACCTCACCGGCTTCCAGGACCTCGCCCTGGACAATCCGTGGCTCAAGCAGCTCGAGTACACCGGCTACTTCGTCGTCGGCTGGATCTTCATGCTGCCGCTCATCGGCAACGAGCTGTGCGGCCCCACCAAGCTGTCGCACCCGCTGCGCTTCGCCTCGTTCCTGCTGGCCATGGGCCCGGACACCCTCGTCGGTGTCACGCTCATGATGACCACCACCGAGCTGGCGCCCGGCTACGCCGCGTCGCGCCTGGGCTGGGGCCCGACGGGGCTCGAGGACCAGTCGGCGGCCGGCGCCATCATGTGGTTCGGCGGCGACGGGCTCATGATGATCCTGCTGCTCGTCGTGGCCTTCCAGTGGATCACCGCGGAGGCCACCGGGAAGCGCGGCGGCGGGATGGGCTCCTGGCTCGATTCCGCGCGCCGCGGCCAGCTCATGGGCGAGGGCGATGAGGACGTCGACATCGACGACGACGAGGCCGCCCTGGCCGCCTACAACGCCCGGCTGCGGGAGATGAACCGGGGCCACTGACAGCCCGGCCGCCGCCGTACCGCGCCGGCAGATCCCGGGTCACCGCAGGGAGTACACCTGCGCGCCCGGGAACGTGCCGAACCGGACCGCGATCGCCGCGACCACGACGGCCGCGATGACGCCCGCGCACGCCCAGCCGAGTGCCTCGACCTGCTGCCGCGTGCGCCGGTCCTTCGGGAGCAACTCGGGCGCGTAGACGAAGCCCGCCGTCACGAGGACGCCGGTGACGAAGCCGCCGAGGTGGCCCAGCCACGAGATGCCGGACAGGGTCAACGACGCGACGACGTTGACGCCGATGATCACCAGCAGCGACGTCGGATTCAGCTTCAGCTTCAGGTAGAGCACCAACTCCGCGCCGATGAGGCCGAAGATCGCGCCCGAGGCGCCCACGGTGATCGTGTTCTCCAGCCCGAACCACAGCACGGCCGCGCTGCCGCCGAGCAGCGAGACGGCGTAGATAGTGCCGAACCGTGCCCGGCCCAGCGCCTGCTCGACGTTACGCCCGAAGACGTACAGCGTGAACATGTTGACCAGCAGGTGGATCGGCCCGAAGTGGAGGAACCCCGAGGTCACCGCCGTCCACCACCAGCCGTTGAGCGTGGCCTGCTCGGACAGCGCGAACCGCGCGACCTCGTAGGAGGCCATGTTGTTCTCGATGCTGCCGGTCTGCTTCGCGCTGAACGCGAAGACGATCACGTTGACCGCGATCAGCGAGTACGTGACGACGGGCTGCCAGTCGCGGCGGACCGTCGTGCCGAGAGCGGTCACCGGCCGCTAGCCCGCGAGGGACACCATGAGGGTGCCCGACGTGGAGGCGAGCTCACTACCCGCGACGGGAGTGGCCTGGGCGTCGCCGACGGTCACCGCGTAGTTCACGTCGGGGTCCGCGTGCACGGACGACAGCGTGAACGGGAAGACGCACCGGCCGGAGCGCAGCACGCCCGCGCCGAGCTCCGTGTCGAAGCTGTCGGAGCCGTTCCGGAAGACGATGCGGGATCCCTCGCGGACGCCGGCGGCGTCGCGCGCACCGGAGCAGGTCTTGCTCGTCGCGACGTACTCGGACGGCGTCAGCACGACGACGCCCTCCCGCTCGAAGGCCGTCGTCGCGAAGCCGAAGGAGACCGCGAAGATGCCCACGACCGCCATGATCACGAGCACGACCGCGGTGAGGACGCCGACCCAGGTACGGGAGCCGGGGCCGTGGCGGCGCCACGGCTGCTGCGAGCCCTGCGGCAGAGGCGCGGGCAGCTCCGCGCGCCAATCGCGGCCGGGCGTGCCCTCCGGCACGTTCGGGATCGGACGCTGCTGCGTGTCCTGGCTCGTCACTTCGCCCCCTTCGACGGGAAGTACTTGAGCACACCCTCCTGGGTGGTGCTTGCTACCAGAATGCCTTCCGAATCGAAGAATTGCCCGTTCGACATACCGCGACCGCCGTCGGCCACCGTCGAATGCGAGCTGTACAGGTTGTACTGATCGAAGCGGACGCGGCGGTGGAACCACAGCGACTGGTTGAGCGTGACCGCCATGATCCGGTCGAATCCCCAGGACAGACCGTGCCGGGTGATGATCGAGTCGAGGATCGTGGTGTCCGAGGCGTAGGCCAGGGCCGCGTCGTGGATGACCTGATCGTCCGGCAGGGGCCCGGCCGTCCGGATCCAGACGTTGTTGTCCTCCTGGATCAGGCCCTTGCCCTTGGCGATCCACGCCGGATCGTTGGTGAACCGCATGTCCATCGGCTGCGGTGCCTCGACGAACATCGTGACGACGTCCTCGTAGCCCTGAAGGGTGTCCTGGATGTTCGGCAGCCCGTCGGGGGCGGGAACCTCGGGCGCGGGGTCGCCGTGCACGAGCGGGTTCCGGCCGTCGGTCTGGTAGGCGAGCTGCATCAGGGCGAGCACGGTGCCGCCCTGCTCGACCGACACCAGCCGGTTCGCGACGTTGCGGGTGTCCCGCAGTCGCCGCACCACGAACTCCAGGTCGGCGTTCGTCTCGCCGCCGTTGATGAAGTGCGTGTGCGCGGCGTGCAGGAACAGCGAATCCCGAGCCCCCGGAACGGTGTTGCCCGAGGCCACGATCGCCTGCGAGAGGATCTGCCCGCCGAACGTGCGGGACGCGGTCTTGGCGGGGTGACGACCGAGGTAGCGGTCCTCCCCCGCCTCCGCGAGATCCAGGGTGCCGAGGAACTCGTCGAAATCGGTGAGTGTCTCCGTCATACGACGAGCGTATGTCAGTGGTCGTCCTCGCCGATCCGGTGCACCTGGATCAGGTTGGTCGAGCCGATGGTCCCGGGGGGCGCACCGGCGACGATGACGACCTGATCGCCCTTGGAGTAGCGGCCGATGCCCTCGAGCGAGTGGTCGACCTGTTTGATCATGGCGTCGGTGCTGTCGGCACCGTCGACCAGGAAGGTCTCGGTGCCCCAGGACAGGGCGAGCTGGCTGCGGACCTCGGGCAGCGGCGTGAACGCCAGCAGCGGCAGGCGGGTGTGCAGGCGGGCCAGGCGCCGCACGGTGTCACCCGACTGGGTGAACGCGACGAGCGCCTTGGCGTTGAGCCGCTCGCCGATGTCGCGGGCGGCGTAGGAGATGATGCCGCGCTTGGTGCGCGGGACGTGGTTCAGCGGCGGCACCGACGGTCCGCCGTCCTCGACGGCCTGCACGATCTTGGCCATGGTCCGCACGGTCTCGATCGGGTACTTGCCCACCGAGACCTCACCGGAGAGCATCACGGCATCCGCACCGTCGAGCACGGCGTTCGCGACGTCGGAGGCCTCGGCGCGGGTGGGGCGGCTGTTCTCGATCATCGACTCCAGCATCTGCGTGGCGACGATCACCGGCTTGGCGTTCTCCCGGGCGATCTGGATCGCCCGTTTCTGCACCAGCGGCACCTCCTCGAGCGGCAGCTCGACACCGAGATCACCACGCGCAACCATCACCGCATCGAACGCGAGAATGACGGCCTCGAGGTTCTCGATCGCCTCCGGCTTCTCCAACTTCGCGATCACCGGAATGCGGCGGCCCACCCGATCCATCACCGCATGCACCCGCTCGATATCCGCCGGCGACCGCACGAACGACAGAGCAATGAAATCCACACCCAATTCGAGCGCGAACTCCAGATCCTCGATGTCCTTCTCACTGAGCGCCGGCACCGACACGTTCATCCCCGGCAGCGACACACCCTTGTTGTTCGACACCGGGCCACCCTCAGTGACCTCACACACCACGTCATTGCCATCGACCGACGTCACCGTCAGCCCGACCTTGCCGTCGTCGACCAGCAGCCGGTCGCCGGGGCGGGCGTCCTGCGCCAACTCCTTATAGGTGGTCGAGACCCGATCATGCGTACCGACCACATCATCGACGGTGATCCGCACCGTCTCGCCCGTCTCCCACACGGTGCGGCCGTCGCCGGCGAACCGGCCCAGCCGGATCTTCGGGCCCTGCAGGTCCGCCAGGATCCCCACCGCCCGGCCGGTCTTGTCGGAGGCGGCACGCACACGCTCATAGTTCACACCGTGATCGGCGTGCTCACCGTGGCTGAAATTCAGGCGCGCAACATCCATGCCCTCCTCCACGAGAGCAAGAACCTTCTCATCGGTTCCGACAGCGGGGCCCAGGGTGCAGACGATCTTGGTTCGACGAGTCACGGCGTCCACGTTAGTCCTCCTTATTCCGCGATGTGGAGTCTCCCGGCAACCCGCCGGTATCCATCGGGCGAACATCAGCCTCCGTCCCGGCGGCGTCGTCGGCCTTCTCCAGGGCGACGGGAGCGTCGGTCTCCGTCGATCCGTCCTGCTCGGTGCCGGTTTCCGACGGTGCCGCGGCCGACTCGTCGAGGAAGACGGAGTCCTCGCGCCCCTTCGGGGCGAGGAGGAAGTAGGCGACGGCGCCGGCGAAGACGAGCGCGGCGGTGAACACGTTGATCCGGACGCCGAAGATCAGGGTCGCGTGATCGTCGCGCATGATCTCGATGAAGAACCGGCCCAGGCAGTAGCCCGCGACGTAGAGCGCGAAGAGGCGGCCGTGGCCGATGCGGAAGCGGCGGTCGACGATCACGAGGAA contains:
- a CDS encoding cytochrome c oxidase assembly protein — translated: MYPSAVATESPDVLHTWVFTPVVTGLMVVASILYVYGTVRARRAGVAWPIVRVLSWFVAMALLVFSVNSVMAELAKHLFWAHMVVHLVLITVVPMFLVLAEPIRLLATATGEAGDRRVRAFLGNRIVRLVTSPIVGLPLYAFALISTHLTGFQDLALDNPWLKQLEYTGYFVVGWIFMLPLIGNELCGPTKLSHPLRFASFLLAMGPDTLVGVTLMMTTTELAPGYAASRLGWGPTGLEDQSAAGAIMWFGGDGLMMILLLVVAFQWITAEATGKRGGGMGSWLDSARRGQLMGEGDEDVDIDDDEAALAAYNARLREMNRGH
- a CDS encoding acyl-CoA thioesterase — protein: MTETLTDFDEFLGTLDLAEAGEDRYLGRHPAKTASRTFGGQILSQAIVASGNTVPGARDSLFLHAAHTHFINGGETNADLEFVVRRLRDTRNVANRLVSVEQGGTVLALMQLAYQTDGRNPLVHGDPAPEVPAPDGLPNIQDTLQGYEDVVTMFVEAPQPMDMRFTNDPAWIAKGKGLIQEDNNVWIRTAGPLPDDQVIHDAALAYASDTTILDSIITRHGLSWGFDRIMAVTLNQSLWFHRRVRFDQYNLYSSHSTVADGGRGMSNGQFFDSEGILVASTTQEGVLKYFPSKGAK
- a CDS encoding rhomboid family intramembrane serine protease yields the protein MTALGTTVRRDWQPVVTYSLIAVNVIVFAFSAKQTGSIENNMASYEVARFALSEQATLNGWWWTAVTSGFLHFGPIHLLVNMFTLYVFGRNVEQALGRARFGTIYAVSLLGGSAAVLWFGLENTITVGASGAIFGLIGAELVLYLKLKLNPTSLLVIIGVNVVASLTLSGISWLGHLGGFVTGVLVTAGFVYAPELLPKDRRTRQQVEALGWACAGVIAAVVVAAIAVRFGTFPGAQVYSLR
- the pyk gene encoding pyruvate kinase, producing the protein MTRRTKIVCTLGPAVGTDEKVLALVEEGMDVARLNFSHGEHADHGVNYERVRAASDKTGRAVGILADLQGPKIRLGRFAGDGRTVWETGETVRITVDDVVGTHDRVSTTYKELAQDARPGDRLLVDDGKVGLTVTSVDGNDVVCEVTEGGPVSNNKGVSLPGMNVSVPALSEKDIEDLEFALELGVDFIALSFVRSPADIERVHAVMDRVGRRIPVIAKLEKPEAIENLEAVILAFDAVMVARGDLGVELPLEEVPLVQKRAIQIARENAKPVIVATQMLESMIENSRPTRAEASDVANAVLDGADAVMLSGEVSVGKYPIETVRTMAKIVQAVEDGGPSVPPLNHVPRTKRGIISYAARDIGERLNAKALVAFTQSGDTVRRLARLHTRLPLLAFTPLPEVRSQLALSWGTETFLVDGADSTDAMIKQVDHSLEGIGRYSKGDQVVIVAGAPPGTIGSTNLIQVHRIGEDDH